Part of the Candidatus Angelobacter sp. genome is shown below.
ATCGCCGGCGGCAAATTCCAGTGGCGTCCTGACCTTGAGGACGTCCACATGAACATCGAAGCCGAGTTGACGCGGCGCGTGCCGGCAGGGGCAAAACTCCATACCGCCCGCTCAAGGAACGATCAGGTGACGCTCGACATGCGGATGTGGCTGCGCGACGAAATAGTCGAGCTGGCGCGTGAAATCCGCGGCCTTCAGGGCGCGCTGGTTCAACTCGGTGAACAAAACGAGGACGTGCTGATCCCCGGCTACACGCATCTGCAACGCGCGCAGCCGGTTTATCTGGCGCATCATTTACTGGCCTACGTGGAAATGCTGGAGCGGGACCGGGAGCGCCTCAAGGATTGCTTCAAGCGGGTGAATGTCTGTCCGCTTGGCAGCGGCGCCATTGCCGGTTCCACCCTGCCGCTCGACCGCGAACTCGTCGCGAGACTGCTGGGTTTCGTTGACGCCAAAGACCGGCCGCAACTCACGCAAAACTCAATGGACGCGGTAAGTGACCGGGATTTCGCAATCGAATTCTGTGCCGACGCCGCACTGCTGGCCGTTCACCTTTCGCGGCTGGCGGAGGATCTGATCCTGTGGGCGAGTTCGGAATTCAAATTCATCAGAATTGCCGACGCTTACACGACCGGCTCCTCGCTGATGCCGCAGAAGAAAAACCCCGACATCGCCGAGCTGGCGCGGGGCAAATCCGGTCGCGTCATCGGCAACCTTGTGTCGTTGCTGACCCTGTTGAAGGGCCTGCCAATGGCTTACAATCGCGATTTGCAGGAAGACAAGGAACGGCTGTTCGACAGCGCCGACACGGTGCGCGCGACGGCGCGGCTGATGACGGCGATGCTCGCGCACACCGGGGTGAACGCAGCCGTTTGCAACGGTGCGGCTGGCGACCCGGCTTTGCTGGCCACGGACCTCGCGGATTATCTCGTGGGCAAGGGCGTGCCGTTCCGGCAGGCGCATCATGCGGTCGGCGCGGTGGTCGCGCTGGCAGAGAAAACGGGGAGGCCGTTGAACCGGCTGACGCTGGAGGATCTGCGGGCCGCCGACAAAAACTTCGAGGCAGACGCGAGCCATGTCTTCAATCTGAAAACCGCCATGGCGCGGCGCAACACGACCGGCGCGCCGGGAACACGGGAAGTGCGCAGGCAACTCGTCCGCTGGCGAAAAATCCTGGGCGCCTAGCATGGGAGATCCGGCGTCAGGTCTGCTGACGGATTTGCTCAAGCAGGTTTCACGCTCGTTCTATCTGACGCTGCGCGTGCTTCCGGCCGGCGTCCGACCGCAGATCGGCCTTGCCTATCTGCTTGCCCGAACAACCGACACCATCGCTGACACGCAGATCATTCCCGTCGGCGAACGGCTCCAGGCGCTGCAGACGCTGCGCGAAAGGATTCTGGGCAGCTCATCCGGCCCGCTCGACCTGGGCGCATTCGCGCAACATCAGAGCCTGCCAGCCGAATGGAGCCTGCTCCAGCGCGTGGAGGAATCGCTGACGCTCCTCGAACGGCTTTCGGCGGACGACCTGCGCCTGCTGCGCGACGTTCTCGCGGTGATCACGAGCGGACAGGAACTGGATTTGAATCGTTTTGCCGATGCGTCGCGGGAGCGAATCATTGCGTTGAACACCGACGATGAATTGGAGGACTATACTTATCGCGTGGCGGGTTGTGTCGGCGAATTCTGGACGAGGATGTGCCGCGTCCATTTGTTCCCCGAAGCACCGCTTGACGACGCGTTTCTGCTCGCGAACGGCATCCGATTCGGCAAAGGGCTTCAACTGGTGAACATTCTGCGCGATCTGCCGCGTGATCTGCGCCAGGGCCGCTGTTACCTTCCCGGCGACCGGCTGTGGGCAATCGGGCTGGCGCCGTTCGATTTACTGGAGCCGGTTAACGGACCGAGGCTGCGACCGCTTTACGACATTTATTTGCAACGGGCCGGCGCGCACCTGGCTGCAGGATGGGATTACACCCTGGCGCTTCCCCGCTCGCACGCGCGTGTGCGCCTGGCCTGCGCCTGGCCGCTCCTGATCGGCAACCGGACCGCAGAGAAGCTGCGCGCCGGCAATGTTCTCGCCCCTGAACTTCACGTCAAAGTCCCTCGCGCCGAGGTGCGGAAAATCCTGGTTCGCACGATCCTTTATTATCCGTGGGCGTCAGCGTGGGGGCGGCTGTTTGGTGGCCGGAATGACGTTGGAAATAAGGTTGATTTGGAGGCACCTCTCGATTAGATTTCCGGCATGAAAATCTCCAAGCCCGTATTCCTTCTGGCAGGCGCCGGTCTCGGCTTGACGCTGGTTTACAGTCAGCAGTCGTCGTCCGACAACTCAACAAAAGCGCAACAGATTTTGAGGCAAAAAATCGCGGAATTGAATAATCCCTCTTCTGCTCCCGCCTCCACGCCACCGGGATCGTTGAGTCCCGAAGCCCGGGCCAAGGCGCAGAAAATCCTGGACGAGAAGCTCCATCAGGCGGCCAACGGACAGAAACCTGCGGCGCCCGCCCCCAACACGGAAGCCCAGAGCAAGGCCGAACAGGCGCTGCAACAGAAGCTGAACGAATTGCGCGCGGGGACTGCGAGCCGTCCGGAAACGACCGCCGACGCCCAGCAAATCCTTCGGCAAAAGATTGCTGAACTGAATTCGGCACCCCAACCAGCCGCGGCGCCCCCCGTGAGTCCAGCGCCCGTGGTCAAGGCCAAACCGGCGCCCGCGCCCAAACCGGCGGAACCGCAGATAGCCGTAACGGTCCAACCCAAGCCTGTTGAGCCACAAAAGACCGTGGCGGTGCAACCGAAGCCAGCCCCGCCGAAAAAAGCCGTGACAGTTCAGGCAAAACCGGCCGTGGTGCAGGTGAGGCCAGCTCCCGTCGTCAGCCAGCCTCCACCTGAAAAAACGGCCGAGGTCAAGGTAGCGGAGAAAATCGACAGTGTTCCTTCCACGCCGGCGCCGACGCTGACACCTGAACTGGACGCCAAAGCGCGAGAAGTTTTGCGAATGAAGATCGCCGAGAGCCGCGCGCAAGCGCCCGCCCAGGTAGAGCAGCCCGCCCCCGGCGCGCAAGCCGCGGCGCAGGCGGCCCTGAATCAGAACGAAGCCGAATTGAAAGCGGGCGTCACGCCGGACACGACGGAACAGACCCGCATCCTGCGACTAAAGATCGCCGAGTCGAGAGGAATCATCTCGCATGAAGAGGCGACCACGTCTTCGGCTCCGGTGGTTTCCGCGGCGCGCGCAACGCCGGCTGTCGGCGCGTCACCGGTCATGTTCCAATCGTCCAACAAAGTCGGATTGGCCCGTTTGAACGAGCTGACCGAACTCTACAAGGCGGACAGGATCACACCTGCGGAATATCACCATGAGCGTGCGAAGATCGTCGCTTCGCTCTAACCCCGCTTTTTGACTCACCCGCCGGATCTTTTCGGCGGGCTTTTTTTTGCCGGATTGGAAACTTCCGGAGCAAGCGGCTTCGGCACGCCGATCTTCGCCTGCCCCACCATCACCGCGCCTTCCTCGACAACCAGATCGCCCGCCTCCACGTTGCCGAACAAACGGCCGGCGGCGCGCAGCACGACGGCGCCGGCAGCGCGCAGATTCGCGGCCAGTTCACCCGCAATTTCCGCCCCTCCCACAGCGAGTTCCTCTTTCCAGCGGAAATGGTTTTCCGCGGGAATGATGAGCCGCCCGGTTTTAAAAATCCCCTTGATGTCCGCGGTCGAGTAAATCGTCAGCGACCGCTCGGCCACCAGTTTGCCCAGAAATTTTCCGCGGATGATCGCGTCGCCGACCACGGCTTCGGTATTGAAGACGTAGCCTTTCGGTTCGATGACAAATTCGCCCTTGGTCTTGAAGTTTTTTGAAACCGCGTTGGAAATGCGATAATCGCGCAGGTCAATGTGTGCGCTGCAGCGTTTGCACATCGTGGATTGCGCACTGGCCGCCACCTCGAGGTCGGTGCCGCACTCGAAGCACGCCAGCTTCCTCACCTCCCTCGGCCGCGCAGCCGCCTTCACCGCGGGCTTGAGGACCTCCTGGACGCGGATATATTGACCGCATTCTTTGCAGGCTGTGGAGATCGCGGCGCGCGCCTCCGGCTGCTGGTGACCGCAACGCGGGCAGGTCACCAAAACCTTGGCCTGTTTCTTCGCTGGCATTCAACGCTCGACCAAAACGGCCGCCAGCGACACGTCAACGTCCGCCCAGTCTGGCAGGCTCGGGAATCTTCGGCGCCTCGTTCGGACGCGGCGGAGCGGTGGGCGAAACCTTGTTCGGATTGACTTCGGTCTTGCCCACGAACGTGACGCCCTCCTCGATGGCCAGCTTGGACGAGCGGATGTCGCCAAACAATTCAGTCTTCGCCTTGATGTCAATTTTCTCCTTCGCGATGATGTTGCCGTTGACTTTACCTCGCACCACGACGTTCGTGGCGTTGATGTTACCGTTGACGACCGCGCCATCACCGAGGTTCAAGGTGCCGTCCGTGTTGATTTCCCCGTCGAGTTTGCCCTCGAACGTGAGTTCACCCGAAAATTTGAGATTGCCTTTGATTTCAACATCCGAGTTCAGGACGTTTTTCGATCCGGTTCCAGTAGTGCTCATATTTTTCTCGTGGTTTGTGTTGATGCCGAACGTCGTAGTTACCCCAACATGGACAAGGCGTCAAAATGATTGTTCGAGAATCGCCGCCCGTGATTATTCTCCGGTTCGCGGCAGGAGATTCACCTTTTGCTGTGCGGCACGTTCTCGCCGCTGGCGGGTGATTCCACGAATCAGGAAGCATGTCCCGGACCCATCAACCGGTCTCTTTGTCGTCAGCTACGCATTTCGGACAAAAAGCTTTCCGGGAAGCTGCCTGACCACCCGCTTCATCTCCAGGCCGAGCAAGGCCACGGAAACAGCTGAGGCGGGCAATCCGCTGCACCGAATCACCTCGTCCATTGTCATTTCCTCGTTGCTCAAGGCATCGTAAACCTTCTGCTCGTTCCCGGACAGATTGAGCGCGGGCAGCGTGCCGCTTTCCGCCGGCGATGGCGGGCGATTGCTCGCCGGAAACAAATACTCGAACTCGCTCAAGACATCCTCCGCGCCCTCGCACAGTTTCGCGCCCTTCTTGATCAAATCATGGCAGCCCTTGCTTTGCGGCGAATCAATCCGCCCCGGCACGGCAAACAGCTGCCGGCCGTTGTCAATCGCCATACCCGCAGTGATGAGCGCCCCGCTGGTAAGGTTGGCCTCGA
Proteins encoded:
- a CDS encoding polymer-forming cytoskeletal protein — encoded protein: MSTTGTGSKNVLNSDVEIKGNLKFSGELTFEGKLDGEINTDGTLNLGDGAVVNGNINATNVVVRGKVNGNIIAKEKIDIKAKTELFGDIRSSKLAIEEGVTFVGKTEVNPNKVSPTAPPRPNEAPKIPEPARLGGR
- the argH gene encoding argininosuccinate lyase gives rise to the protein MKKRSPVSRSGRFLGDPSADVARFTESISFDWRLWRQDILGSIAHATMLRKIGVLTKEEQMAIVKGLDDIGQEIAGGKFQWRPDLEDVHMNIEAELTRRVPAGAKLHTARSRNDQVTLDMRMWLRDEIVELAREIRGLQGALVQLGEQNEDVLIPGYTHLQRAQPVYLAHHLLAYVEMLERDRERLKDCFKRVNVCPLGSGAIAGSTLPLDRELVARLLGFVDAKDRPQLTQNSMDAVSDRDFAIEFCADAALLAVHLSRLAEDLILWASSEFKFIRIADAYTTGSSLMPQKKNPDIAELARGKSGRVIGNLVSLLTLLKGLPMAYNRDLQEDKERLFDSADTVRATARLMTAMLAHTGVNAAVCNGAAGDPALLATDLADYLVGKGVPFRQAHHAVGAVVALAEKTGRPLNRLTLEDLRAADKNFEADASHVFNLKTAMARRNTTGAPGTREVRRQLVRWRKILGA
- a CDS encoding phytoene/squalene synthase family protein, producing the protein MGDPASGLLTDLLKQVSRSFYLTLRVLPAGVRPQIGLAYLLARTTDTIADTQIIPVGERLQALQTLRERILGSSSGPLDLGAFAQHQSLPAEWSLLQRVEESLTLLERLSADDLRLLRDVLAVITSGQELDLNRFADASRERIIALNTDDELEDYTYRVAGCVGEFWTRMCRVHLFPEAPLDDAFLLANGIRFGKGLQLVNILRDLPRDLRQGRCYLPGDRLWAIGLAPFDLLEPVNGPRLRPLYDIYLQRAGAHLAAGWDYTLALPRSHARVRLACAWPLLIGNRTAEKLRAGNVLAPELHVKVPRAEVRKILVRTILYYPWASAWGRLFGGRNDVGNKVDLEAPLD
- a CDS encoding polymer-forming cytoskeletal protein, with amino-acid sequence MPAKKQAKVLVTCPRCGHQQPEARAAISTACKECGQYIRVQEVLKPAVKAAARPREVRKLACFECGTDLEVAASAQSTMCKRCSAHIDLRDYRISNAVSKNFKTKGEFVIEPKGYVFNTEAVVGDAIIRGKFLGKLVAERSLTIYSTADIKGIFKTGRLIIPAENHFRWKEELAVGGAEIAGELAANLRAAGAVVLRAAGRLFGNVEAGDLVVEEGAVMVGQAKIGVPKPLAPEVSNPAKKSPPKRSGG